The sequence below is a genomic window from Mercenaria mercenaria strain notata chromosome 14, MADL_Memer_1, whole genome shotgun sequence.
GATTTTGGGGAAATGCTTCACAGTGAGGGAAACGGACACGATTCGAAGGAAATGCTTCACAGTGAGGGAAACGGACATGATGCGGGGGAAATGCTCCACAGTGAGGGAAACGGACACGATTTGGGGGAAATGCTCCACAGTGAGGGAAACGTACACGATTCGGGGGAAATGCTCCACAGTGAGGGAAACGGACACAATTCGGGGGAAATGCTTCACAGTGAAAGAAATGGGCACGATTCAGGGGAAATGCTTCACAGCGAGGGAAACGTACACGATTCGGGGGAAATGCTTCGCAGTGGGGGAAACGGGATTGATTCGGAAATAGTGCTTCACAGGGAGAAGAGAGAGTCTGATAGAAAACGTCTTTACTATGGACGTTCCAGAAAATGCAATATGACATGGCATCGTGCACGGAAAGCTCTAGAATCTTGTGGAGCCGAACTGAAAACAAAGTCAACCAGAAATGAAGCAAAACGTGCGGAAACGGAAGGAGAGGACCATGTGGCTGATATATGGGCTGGCAAGGGTGAAACTACCAAGAACGATGAACCTGGAACAAGTCAGAAAGAAGGAAAAGAGAGAGATGATGAGAAAGTTACTAAAGATAATGAATTAGAGAGGAATAAAATGTAGGGTAGTCGAAGGTTCGCAAGGAACCCACTACAACAGTAAATCTGTAGCAGACACATGAAGTGGGAACACTATCAATAGTTATAAAGAAGCCCGTAAATAATTGGATATGCCTCTTTTTTATGTCTCTGTGTCTATAT
It includes:
- the LOC123526514 gene encoding filaggrin-2-like → MNSIWMCSFGYVMLWLFLATEAYVIDDEKHYGSLRFDKDQTRENDEINDTTREDDEISFSKEEPAEYLLVIQLTRDGKTETIDFFYKYKNEKPNSLKDVMDEVIHEMLLENVDLDHGEESLHGEELEYGVEKLLRILNSGESGDDTGEMLHSEGNEHDLGEMLHIWVNGHDSKEMLHSEGNGHGAGEMLHNDGNGHDFGEMLHSEGNGHDSKEMLHSEGNGHDAGEMLHSEGNGHDLGEMLHSEGNVHDSGEMLHSEGNGHNSGEMLHSERNGHDSGEMLHSEGNVHDSGEMLRSGGNGIDSEIVLHREKRESDRKRLYYGRSRKCNMTWHRARKALESCGAELKTKSTRNEAKRAETEGEDHVADIWAGKGETTKNDEPGTSQKEGKERDDEKVTKDNELERNKM